A part of Microbacterium atlanticum genomic DNA contains:
- a CDS encoding ArsR/SmtB family transcription factor: MTNELPAQDGAGDGVRPGDRVLDAGALRALAHPLRVRIYDILSQYGAQTASSLAERLGESSGSTSYHLRALAKHELIVEVDGRGSGRERWWERPVGGVSFANPEAIKTPSGRAATQIVMNEFFRLRQEQLMAFVDRGLGGEDPSWQEGTMISTATARLTPEQSKELTRKIMALIDDAVDKHRDQDGDDVRPVTIRADVFPLPGLEG; the protein is encoded by the coding sequence ATGACGAACGAGCTGCCTGCGCAGGACGGCGCCGGGGACGGGGTCCGGCCGGGCGATCGTGTGCTGGACGCGGGGGCGCTGCGGGCACTTGCTCACCCGCTGCGGGTGAGGATCTACGACATCCTCAGCCAGTACGGCGCCCAGACCGCCAGCTCCCTCGCCGAGCGGCTGGGGGAATCGTCTGGTTCGACGAGCTACCACCTGCGCGCGCTGGCGAAGCACGAGCTCATCGTGGAGGTCGACGGACGAGGGTCGGGGCGGGAGCGGTGGTGGGAAAGACCCGTGGGCGGCGTGTCCTTCGCCAACCCGGAAGCCATCAAGACGCCCTCCGGCAGGGCGGCGACGCAGATCGTGATGAACGAGTTCTTCCGTCTGCGGCAGGAGCAGCTCATGGCCTTCGTCGACCGCGGGCTCGGTGGAGAAGACCCGTCGTGGCAGGAGGGGACGATGATCTCCACCGCGACCGCGCGACTGACCCCCGAGCAGAGCAAGGAGCTCACGCGCAAGATCATGGCGCTGATCGACGATGCCGTCGACAAGCACCGCGACCAGGACGGCGATGACGTCCGTCCCGTCACCATCCGGGCAGATGTCTTCCCACTGCCGGGACTAGAAGGATAG
- a CDS encoding MFS transporter, which yields MSAPTGTAAPSGSPARRARPVPLGRDFGKLWTAAAFSNLADGVGRVAVPLVATTLTRDPLAIAAISALAFLPWLLFGLPAGMIVDRFDRRRIMAIANTIRGVAAVGLAVLTVTGSITVWWLLVGVLVFGFGETLFDNATNAIVPTVVPRRGLDRANGFLQAAHITIDNFVAAPIGGVLFAVSLALPLWVGATGYLIPIALALLLPLSAARPLREPAATAQASPVSAREAVGYLWQHRFLRGMVLFTCVVGSAFSFAQAPIFLYFLDELAVAPAAIGFVTAGIGLGALVGSLIASRLVERFGRGRVMIGANVTAALGLFGVWMAPEPVSGTVAYAVMACAVSIWNVPWGALRQAIIPGQLFGRVLGIIRSLTWGIFPFATLLGGWVARADLRLPFVIAAGVTIAATLIAGRLLLEASRHDVSED from the coding sequence GTGAGTGCGCCGACGGGCACCGCGGCGCCCAGTGGGTCGCCGGCCCGGCGTGCGCGGCCGGTCCCGCTCGGCCGCGATTTCGGCAAGCTGTGGACAGCCGCGGCGTTCAGCAACCTCGCCGACGGCGTGGGGCGTGTCGCGGTGCCCCTGGTCGCGACGACGCTGACACGCGATCCGCTCGCGATCGCGGCCATCAGCGCGCTGGCTTTCCTGCCGTGGCTGCTGTTCGGCCTTCCGGCGGGCATGATCGTCGACCGGTTCGATCGCCGCCGGATCATGGCGATCGCGAACACCATCCGCGGTGTCGCCGCGGTCGGCCTCGCGGTGCTGACGGTGACCGGCTCGATCACGGTGTGGTGGCTGCTCGTCGGCGTGCTGGTCTTCGGGTTCGGTGAGACACTGTTCGACAACGCGACGAACGCCATCGTCCCGACGGTCGTGCCTCGACGCGGGCTCGACCGCGCGAACGGCTTCCTGCAGGCGGCGCACATCACGATCGACAACTTCGTCGCGGCGCCCATCGGCGGCGTGCTCTTCGCCGTCTCGCTCGCGCTGCCGCTGTGGGTGGGCGCGACGGGCTATCTGATCCCGATCGCCCTGGCGCTGCTCCTGCCGCTGTCGGCTGCGCGCCCGCTTCGCGAACCCGCGGCCACCGCCCAGGCGTCGCCGGTTTCGGCGCGCGAAGCTGTGGGCTACCTCTGGCAGCACCGATTCCTGCGTGGGATGGTGCTCTTCACCTGCGTCGTCGGCTCGGCGTTCTCGTTCGCCCAGGCGCCGATCTTCCTGTACTTCCTGGACGAGCTCGCCGTCGCCCCCGCAGCGATCGGCTTCGTCACCGCCGGTATCGGGCTGGGCGCGCTTGTGGGATCGCTGATCGCATCCCGGCTGGTGGAGCGCTTCGGCCGCGGCCGCGTCATGATCGGCGCCAACGTGACCGCCGCTCTCGGCCTGTTCGGCGTCTGGATGGCGCCCGAGCCGGTCAGCGGCACGGTGGCCTACGCGGTGATGGCGTGCGCCGTGTCGATCTGGAATGTCCCTTGGGGCGCGCTGCGTCAGGCGATCATCCCGGGTCAGCTGTTCGGGCGGGTGCTCGGCATCATCCGGAGTCTCACCTGGGGGATCTTCCCGTTCGCGACGCTGCTGGGCGGCTGGGTGGCGCGTGCCGACCTGCGGCTGCCGTTCGTCATCGCCGCCGGCGTCACGATCGCGGCGACCCTCATCGCCGGACGACTGCTCCTCGAGGCGTCCCGGCACGACGTCTCGGAGGACTGA
- a CDS encoding M3 family metallopeptidase, with protein MPTSNPLLSPSGLPYGLPDYAAIRPEHYLPAFEEAFARHSAEVGAITRVRSMPTFENTLVPLEQSGRLLGDVSRAFYTVSSADATAEIQEIEEKLAPLMSAHHDSIQLDSSLYWRIKTIHDQLDQLDLDAEQRYLVQRHFTEMSHAGAGLDDDAKQRLTRLNQRLSTLTTQFEKNLLADTNDLAVVFDDAAELDGLSEGELSAAAQAAADRGLDGKWVVTLTLFTGHPYLSSLTDRRSRARLLEASRSRGSRGNQHDNRATLLEIVRLRAERAALLGYGSHAAYITSDETAGSPAAVHDLLRQLAGPAARNARREQEKLQAIIDTEPAPFPLEAHDWAFYTEKVRAAEYDLDRATLRPWFEAERVLQDGVFRAATDLYGVTFTERGDLVGYHPDTRVFEVHNADGSALGLYILDLYTRDTKRGGAWMNSIVLQSRLRGTAPVVVNNLNVPKPAAGRPTLLTLDEVTTLFHEFGHALHGLFATVTYPHFAGTNVFRDFVEFPSQVNEMWIYWPEVLASYARHIDTGEPLPAEIVERLHASEAFNQGFATSEYLAAAWLDQAWHSLSVDEASAELDVAAFEASALADIGLDNPAVPTRYSSTYFAHVFSGGYSAGYYSYIWSEVLDADTVEWFRENGGLRRENGERFRDRLLGVGGSKDPLEAYRDFRGRDAVIEPLLERRGLTG; from the coding sequence ATGCCGACGAGCAATCCCCTCCTCTCCCCCAGCGGGCTCCCCTACGGCCTGCCCGACTACGCAGCGATCCGGCCCGAGCACTATCTCCCGGCTTTCGAGGAGGCTTTCGCCCGGCATTCGGCCGAGGTCGGCGCGATCACCAGGGTCCGCTCCATGCCGACCTTCGAGAACACGCTCGTGCCCCTCGAACAGAGCGGCCGGCTGCTCGGCGACGTCTCACGGGCCTTCTACACGGTGTCCTCGGCCGACGCGACGGCCGAGATCCAGGAGATCGAGGAGAAGCTGGCCCCCCTCATGTCGGCCCACCATGACTCCATCCAGCTGGACTCCTCCCTGTACTGGCGCATCAAGACGATCCACGACCAGCTCGACCAGCTCGACCTCGACGCCGAACAGCGATACCTCGTACAGCGCCACTTCACGGAGATGTCCCACGCCGGCGCCGGTCTCGATGACGACGCGAAGCAGCGCTTGACGCGGCTGAATCAACGTCTGTCGACGCTGACCACGCAGTTCGAGAAGAACCTGCTGGCCGACACGAACGACCTGGCGGTCGTCTTCGACGATGCCGCGGAGCTCGACGGGCTGTCGGAGGGCGAGCTGTCGGCTGCGGCCCAGGCCGCCGCCGACCGGGGTCTGGACGGCAAGTGGGTGGTCACGCTGACCCTGTTCACCGGGCACCCGTACCTGTCGAGCCTCACCGACCGGCGGTCCCGCGCGCGCCTGCTCGAGGCATCCCGGTCGCGCGGGTCGCGGGGCAACCAGCACGACAACCGGGCGACGCTCCTCGAGATCGTGCGACTGCGCGCCGAACGTGCCGCCTTGCTGGGCTATGGATCGCATGCCGCCTACATCACGTCCGACGAGACCGCGGGCTCTCCGGCCGCGGTGCACGACCTTCTCCGTCAGCTGGCGGGACCTGCAGCTCGCAACGCGCGCCGTGAGCAGGAGAAGCTCCAGGCGATCATCGACACCGAACCGGCGCCCTTCCCGCTGGAGGCGCACGACTGGGCCTTCTACACCGAGAAGGTCCGCGCCGCCGAGTACGATCTCGACCGCGCGACGCTGCGCCCGTGGTTCGAGGCGGAGCGGGTGCTGCAGGACGGCGTGTTCCGGGCCGCCACCGACCTCTACGGCGTCACGTTCACCGAGCGCGGCGACCTCGTCGGCTATCACCCCGACACCCGGGTCTTCGAGGTCCACAACGCCGACGGGTCCGCCCTGGGGCTGTACATCCTGGACCTCTACACCCGCGACACCAAGCGCGGCGGGGCCTGGATGAACTCGATCGTGCTCCAGTCCCGCCTCCGCGGCACCGCCCCGGTCGTCGTGAACAATCTGAACGTGCCCAAGCCGGCCGCCGGGCGCCCGACCCTGCTCACGCTGGATGAGGTGACCACGCTCTTCCACGAGTTCGGGCACGCGCTGCACGGCCTCTTCGCGACGGTCACCTATCCCCACTTCGCCGGGACGAACGTCTTCCGCGACTTCGTCGAGTTCCCGAGCCAGGTGAACGAGATGTGGATCTACTGGCCGGAGGTCCTGGCGTCGTACGCGCGGCACATCGACACCGGCGAGCCGCTGCCCGCCGAGATCGTCGAGCGGCTCCACGCGTCCGAGGCGTTCAACCAGGGCTTCGCGACCAGCGAGTACCTCGCGGCGGCATGGCTCGACCAGGCCTGGCACTCCCTGTCGGTCGACGAGGCTTCGGCGGAGCTGGATGTCGCTGCATTCGAGGCATCCGCCCTCGCCGACATCGGCCTCGACAACCCCGCGGTGCCGACGCGGTACTCGTCGACGTACTTCGCCCACGTCTTCTCGGGCGGGTACAGCGCCGGGTACTACTCCTACATCTGGAGCGAGGTGCTGGACGCCGACACGGTCGAGTGGTTCCGCGAGAACGGCGGGCTGCGCCGCGAGAACGGCGAGCGGTTCCGCGACCGGCTGCTGGGTGTGGGGGGTTCGAAGGATCCGCTGGAGGCCTACCGGGACTTCCGAGGGCGGGATGCCGTCATCGAGCCTCTGCTCGAACGCCGCGGTCTCACCGGCTAG
- the valS gene encoding valine--tRNA ligase, giving the protein MTDARPAQGHIPDKPALEGLEQKWDAAWSEQGTYLFDRNRAAEVGRDGVYSVDTPPPTASGSLHIGHVFSFTHTDLKVRYERMRGKTVFYPMGWDDNGLPTERRVQNYYGVRCDPSLPYDPAFTPPFEGGDNKSSRAADQVPISRRNFIELCERLTVEDEKHFEALFRQLGLSVDWTQTYRTISDDTIRTSQRAFLRNLERGEAYQDLAPTMWDIDFRTAIAQAELEEREQPAAYHRVAFHRTDGSGDVHIETTRPELLPACVALVAHPDDERYQPLFGTTVRTPLFEVEVPVLAHPLAQPDKGSGIAMICTFGDVTDIVWWRELSLPNRTILGLDGRVLADAPEAVVSDAGRSAYAELAGKTVFSAKKRVVELLRDSGELVGDPKPFSHVVKFYEKGDRPMEIVSTRQWYIRNGARDEALREKLIALGKQMSWHPDFMRVRFENWTNGLTGDWLVSRQRFFGVPIPVWYALDENGERDYGRVLTPDHSSLPVDPSTDVPPGYTEEQRGVPGGFDGETDIFDTWATSSLTPQLAGGWERDPELWNLVAPFDVRPQGQDIIRTWLFSTLLRSALEDDRAPWTDAAISGFIVDPDRKKMSKSKGNVVTPADILAQHGSDAVRYWAASSRLGTDAAFDPQNPTQIKIGRRLAIKVLNAAKFVLSFPVPEGAEVTHALDASMLATLHGVVREATKALDGYDHARALEVTESFFWTFCDDYLELVKERAYNQSDVGQASAALALRLAMSALLRLLAPVLAFAAEEAWSWFNEGSVHNAEWPVAPAEEWGDPAVLAAVSEALIGIRRAKTEAKASQKTPVARAVIAAPAATRAALELAEGDLKAVGRIDDISYLDADSVAVAEIQLAPQEA; this is encoded by the coding sequence ATGACCGACGCCCGCCCCGCGCAGGGACACATTCCCGACAAGCCCGCTCTGGAGGGACTCGAGCAGAAGTGGGATGCCGCCTGGTCGGAGCAAGGCACCTACCTCTTCGACCGCAACCGTGCGGCCGAGGTCGGCCGTGACGGCGTGTACTCGGTCGACACGCCCCCGCCCACCGCTTCGGGAAGTCTCCACATCGGGCACGTGTTCTCGTTCACGCACACCGATCTGAAGGTGCGCTACGAGCGAATGCGCGGCAAGACCGTGTTCTACCCCATGGGCTGGGACGACAACGGCCTGCCCACCGAGCGGCGCGTGCAGAACTACTACGGCGTGCGCTGCGACCCGTCGCTGCCGTACGACCCCGCCTTCACCCCGCCCTTCGAGGGGGGCGACAACAAGTCCAGCCGCGCAGCCGACCAGGTGCCGATCAGCCGGCGCAACTTCATCGAGCTGTGCGAGCGCCTCACCGTGGAGGACGAGAAGCACTTCGAGGCGCTCTTCCGTCAGCTGGGCCTCAGCGTCGACTGGACCCAGACCTATCGCACCATCTCCGACGACACGATCCGCACGAGCCAGCGGGCGTTCCTGCGCAACCTCGAGCGCGGCGAGGCCTACCAGGACCTCGCACCGACGATGTGGGACATCGACTTCCGCACCGCGATCGCGCAGGCGGAGCTCGAAGAGCGAGAGCAGCCCGCCGCCTATCACCGGGTCGCCTTCCACCGCACCGACGGATCGGGCGACGTCCACATCGAGACCACCCGCCCGGAGCTCCTCCCCGCGTGCGTGGCGCTGGTCGCCCATCCCGACGACGAGCGCTACCAGCCGCTGTTCGGAACGACGGTGCGCACGCCGCTGTTCGAAGTCGAGGTCCCGGTGCTGGCTCACCCGCTGGCGCAGCCCGACAAGGGTTCGGGCATCGCGATGATCTGCACCTTCGGCGATGTGACCGACATCGTGTGGTGGCGCGAGTTGAGCCTGCCCAACCGCACGATCCTGGGTCTCGACGGCCGTGTCCTGGCGGACGCGCCCGAGGCGGTCGTGTCGGATGCCGGTCGGTCGGCGTACGCGGAGCTCGCCGGCAAGACGGTGTTCAGCGCGAAGAAGCGCGTGGTCGAGCTCCTCCGCGACTCGGGCGAGCTCGTCGGCGATCCGAAGCCGTTCTCCCACGTGGTGAAGTTCTACGAGAAGGGCGACCGCCCGATGGAGATCGTCTCGACGCGCCAGTGGTACATCCGCAACGGCGCGCGCGACGAGGCGCTGCGCGAGAAGCTCATCGCCCTCGGCAAGCAGATGTCGTGGCATCCGGATTTCATGCGCGTCCGTTTCGAGAACTGGACCAACGGCCTCACCGGCGACTGGCTGGTGTCGCGCCAGCGGTTCTTCGGCGTGCCGATCCCGGTGTGGTACGCGCTGGACGAGAACGGCGAGCGGGACTACGGCCGCGTGCTGACGCCCGACCACTCATCGCTGCCGGTCGACCCCTCCACCGACGTGCCGCCGGGCTACACCGAGGAGCAGCGCGGCGTGCCGGGCGGCTTCGACGGCGAGACCGACATCTTCGACACGTGGGCGACCTCGTCGCTCACACCGCAGCTGGCGGGCGGCTGGGAACGCGACCCCGAGCTGTGGAACCTGGTGGCCCCGTTCGATGTGCGGCCGCAAGGTCAGGACATCATCCGGACGTGGCTGTTCTCCACCCTGCTGCGCAGCGCACTGGAAGACGATCGCGCGCCCTGGACGGATGCCGCCATCTCGGGCTTCATCGTCGACCCCGACCGCAAGAAGATGTCGAAGTCCAAGGGCAACGTCGTCACGCCCGCCGACATCCTCGCCCAGCACGGCTCCGACGCGGTGCGGTATTGGGCCGCATCAAGCCGCCTGGGCACGGACGCCGCGTTCGATCCCCAGAACCCGACGCAGATCAAGATCGGCCGGCGCCTGGCGATCAAGGTGCTGAACGCGGCGAAGTTCGTGCTGTCGTTCCCGGTTCCCGAGGGCGCCGAGGTCACGCACGCCCTCGACGCGTCGATGCTCGCGACCCTCCATGGCGTCGTGCGCGAGGCGACGAAGGCGCTCGACGGCTACGACCACGCCCGCGCGCTCGAGGTGACGGAGTCGTTCTTCTGGACCTTCTGCGACGACTACCTCGAGCTCGTCAAGGAGCGCGCCTACAACCAGAGCGATGTCGGGCAGGCCTCCGCCGCGCTGGCGCTGCGTCTGGCGATGTCGGCGCTGCTCCGGCTGCTCGCGCCCGTGCTGGCGTTCGCCGCCGAGGAGGCGTGGTCATGGTTCAACGAGGGGTCGGTCCACAACGCCGAATGGCCCGTCGCCCCCGCCGAGGAGTGGGGCGACCCCGCCGTCCTCGCCGCCGTCAGCGAGGCGCTGATCGGCATCCGCCGGGCCAAGACCGAGGCGAAGGCGTCGCAGAAGACGCCGGTCGCCCGGGCGGTCATCGCCGCTCCCGCCGCGACCCGCGCCGCACTGGAGCTCGCCGAGGGCGACCTCAAGGCGGTAGGCCGCATCGACGACATCTCGTACCTCGACGCCGACAGCGTGGCGGTCGCCGAGATCCAGCTCGCCCCGCAGGAGGCCTGA
- a CDS encoding alpha/beta fold hydrolase: MSTATDIRYVWSGSDDVAWSQLGDGDPVLVGGWWMSHLQRDWDYPPFRGFVEAIARFRRVIRMDPPGSGLSRSRPDTPATLDPHVEAMLAVLDAADAGRATLFAGSSGCAVAIAFAARHPDRVRRLVLSGAYLHGASVAAPADRAALVELVRSSWGVSSRVMSDIFYPDATAEQRRAYARHQRSTATPEAAAAGLQAVYSFDARAEAGAVRAPTLVLHRRGDRAIRLALGAETAAAIAGAHLEVLDGSDHHPWHGDSETLLRRALAFDGVSAASLGAGGLTSAGSAAHQGNGDSPLSDRELEVLLLVSRGLTDAQIAAELFLSVHTVHRHVANARTKLGVPSRAAAAAWAVSHRRS, translated from the coding sequence GTGTCCACCGCCACAGACATCCGCTATGTGTGGTCGGGCTCCGACGACGTCGCGTGGTCGCAGCTCGGCGACGGAGATCCGGTGCTCGTCGGGGGCTGGTGGATGAGTCATCTGCAGCGGGACTGGGACTACCCGCCGTTTCGCGGGTTCGTCGAGGCGATCGCCCGATTCCGCCGCGTGATCCGCATGGATCCTCCGGGCAGCGGGCTCTCGCGCTCCCGGCCCGACACCCCGGCGACCCTCGATCCGCACGTCGAGGCGATGCTGGCCGTGCTCGATGCGGCGGACGCGGGGCGGGCGACGCTGTTCGCCGGGTCGTCGGGGTGCGCCGTCGCCATCGCGTTCGCGGCACGCCACCCGGACCGCGTGCGTCGCCTGGTGCTCTCGGGCGCCTACCTCCACGGAGCGTCCGTCGCTGCGCCGGCGGATCGGGCGGCGCTGGTGGAGCTGGTGCGCAGCAGCTGGGGGGTGAGCTCGCGGGTGATGTCCGACATCTTCTATCCCGATGCCACGGCAGAGCAGCGGCGGGCGTACGCGCGGCACCAACGGTCCACGGCAACCCCCGAGGCCGCCGCCGCCGGGCTGCAGGCGGTCTATTCGTTCGACGCGCGTGCGGAAGCCGGCGCCGTGCGGGCACCCACGCTCGTCCTGCACCGGCGCGGGGATCGGGCGATCCGCCTCGCGCTCGGCGCGGAGACCGCCGCCGCGATCGCCGGAGCGCACCTGGAGGTGCTGGACGGCTCCGACCACCACCCCTGGCACGGCGACTCCGAGACCCTCCTTCGGCGCGCGCTCGCGTTCGACGGGGTCTCGGCGGCGTCGCTGGGCGCCGGCGGGCTCACCTCCGCCGGCAGCGCCGCACACCAGGGGAACGGCGACTCCCCGCTCTCCGATCGCGAGCTCGAAGTGCTGCTGCTGGTCTCCCGCGGGCTCACCGACGCCCAGATCGCCGCGGAGCTCTTCCTGAGCGTTCACACCGTCCACCGGCACGTCGCGAACGCGCGCACCAAGCTCGGTGTGCCGTCGCGCGCGGCGGCCGCCGCCTGGGCGGTCTCGCACCGTCGCAGCTAG
- a CDS encoding serine hydrolase domain-containing protein, translated as MEDFAPDLDGFNGVISVRRGDDVLGEWTVGLADRTFAVPHTPDTRFGLASGTKTFTAATVLSLVGDGALTLDTRARDVLEKDLPLIASDVTVDHLLTHTSGIGDYLDEEVDALAPLTIPAQRLDSTPAYLPMLEGFPTKFPAGERFSYCNGGYVVLAVIAERVSGTAFAELVTERVFAPAGMTASGFPRSDLLPPGTATGYKDDGRTNVFELPVVGSGDGGAHSTVGDLHRFWLSLLGGTILEPRLAARATEAVTPDVGDGMGYGRGVWLDGGDFVMAGGDHGVTAVSRHDPATGVTVSALANIEVPTFARTRAAMEAVRRFG; from the coding sequence GTGGAAGACTTCGCCCCCGACCTCGACGGATTCAACGGCGTCATCAGCGTCCGCCGCGGAGACGACGTGCTCGGCGAGTGGACGGTCGGGCTGGCCGACCGCACTTTCGCCGTCCCCCACACGCCAGACACGCGATTCGGGCTCGCCAGCGGCACCAAGACGTTCACCGCCGCGACGGTGCTCTCGCTCGTCGGCGACGGCGCGCTGACTCTCGACACCAGAGCCAGAGACGTCCTCGAGAAGGATCTGCCGCTGATCGCCTCCGACGTCACGGTCGACCACCTTCTGACGCACACGTCCGGCATCGGCGACTACCTCGACGAGGAGGTCGACGCCCTCGCGCCGCTGACGATTCCGGCGCAGCGGCTCGATTCCACCCCGGCGTACCTTCCGATGCTCGAAGGGTTTCCGACCAAGTTCCCGGCGGGGGAGCGGTTCTCGTACTGCAACGGCGGCTATGTCGTCCTGGCGGTGATCGCCGAGCGCGTCTCCGGCACGGCTTTCGCCGAGTTGGTCACCGAGCGGGTGTTCGCACCTGCCGGAATGACGGCATCCGGGTTCCCGCGCTCGGATCTGCTGCCGCCGGGTACGGCGACCGGCTACAAGGACGATGGGCGCACGAACGTCTTCGAGCTGCCGGTGGTCGGATCGGGCGACGGAGGAGCGCACTCCACCGTCGGCGACCTCCACCGGTTCTGGCTCTCGCTCCTCGGCGGGACGATCCTCGAACCGCGACTGGCGGCACGTGCGACCGAGGCGGTCACGCCTGATGTCGGCGACGGCATGGGGTATGGACGCGGAGTGTGGCTCGACGGCGGAGACTTCGTGATGGCCGGGGGAGATCACGGTGTGACCGCCGTGAGCCGGCACGATCCGGCGACGGGCGTCACGGTCTCCGCTCTGGCGAACATCGAGGTGCCGACCTTCGCCCGTACGCGCGCGGCGATGGAAGCCGTCCGCCGCTTCGGCTGA
- a CDS encoding class I SAM-dependent methyltransferase codes for MSTITLDTADAALESASTAEQAAALAQRLLESVGPALELLTVELGHRVGLYAAIDAAGSVTAADLARRTGYGRRQLREWLDQQAIAGILEADAAEDEDSRAYRLPAAHRPVLLDPTSLVHGAGLASMFAGIASTFDAVAGSFADGGAVGFAQFGAPVRQGLEMIYRPGYTHALASWLEQLPDIEARLDAGGVILDAGCGTGWSSIALARRFPHARVVGVDLDVASVAEARRHAEAAGVADRVRFERADVGDATTLRALVGEQATLVTVFLALHDMNDPQRALAAMAGTLAAEGAILVGDAKVADEFVAPAGELDRMFAAFSVLHCLPATLAEGAGHAHGTVLRAPTVAAWSAEAGLRRSTRLAIDHPTWSFYRLDP; via the coding sequence ATGTCCACCATCACCCTCGACACCGCCGACGCGGCCCTGGAGTCCGCCTCGACGGCGGAGCAGGCCGCGGCCCTCGCGCAGCGCCTCCTCGAATCCGTCGGGCCCGCTCTGGAGCTGCTCACCGTGGAGCTCGGCCACCGCGTCGGCCTGTACGCCGCCATCGATGCCGCAGGGTCCGTGACGGCCGCTGATCTCGCGCGACGCACCGGCTACGGCCGGCGGCAGCTGCGTGAGTGGCTCGACCAGCAGGCCATCGCCGGCATCCTCGAAGCGGATGCCGCGGAAGACGAGGACTCCCGCGCATACCGTTTGCCGGCGGCCCACCGACCGGTGCTCCTCGACCCCACATCGCTCGTGCACGGCGCCGGCCTCGCGTCGATGTTCGCCGGCATCGCGTCGACCTTCGATGCGGTCGCGGGATCGTTCGCCGATGGCGGTGCGGTGGGCTTCGCGCAGTTCGGCGCGCCGGTGCGTCAGGGACTCGAGATGATCTACCGCCCCGGATACACCCACGCCCTGGCATCCTGGCTCGAGCAGCTTCCCGACATCGAGGCGCGACTGGACGCAGGCGGGGTCATCCTCGACGCCGGCTGCGGAACCGGCTGGTCCAGCATCGCGCTGGCGCGTCGCTTCCCGCACGCCCGGGTGGTGGGCGTCGACCTCGACGTCGCCTCGGTCGCCGAGGCACGGCGGCACGCGGAGGCGGCGGGCGTCGCCGATCGCGTGCGGTTCGAGCGGGCCGACGTCGGCGATGCGACGACGCTGCGTGCACTCGTGGGTGAGCAGGCGACGCTCGTCACCGTGTTCCTGGCCCTGCACGACATGAACGATCCGCAACGCGCCCTCGCAGCGATGGCCGGGACTCTCGCCGCAGAGGGCGCGATCCTCGTCGGCGACGCGAAGGTGGCCGACGAGTTCGTCGCCCCTGCCGGTGAACTCGACCGGATGTTCGCCGCGTTCAGTGTGCTCCACTGCCTGCCAGCGACTCTCGCGGAGGGCGCGGGGCACGCGCACGGCACGGTGCTGCGCGCTCCGACGGTCGCCGCGTGGAGCGCCGAGGCCGGACTCCGGCGCAGCACCCGGCTGGCGATCGACCACCCGACGTGGTCGTTCTACCGGCTCGACCCGTGA